From the genome of Methanobrevibacter smithii ATCC 35061, one region includes:
- a CDS encoding zinc-ribbon domain-containing protein, with the protein MVKCSNCGAEVTDSAFCFQCGEKVSSPQTDKNMCPKCGIANDKNTNFCRNCGHKIENGASISEKQREWNARRDEIIERYDKLAEEFGIKNEDYFLTSVKRYNFLEPGTTKHKKINAVLGYNPGLYLGNETIIDGFFLIKEDKFVFMEIDNRDFKKVNAGINNFYFDKIVSMRVTKSLGDESKYEDITKRAWTSPHDIKRSIQNDIQSLKAIRFKDLIINNDSADMFDRLLIKLVDNTSYEIRLPSYDFGQKLVDLFESLKGQPQKVIIENQNSQPNKAQLLSEYQELLNSGAITQEEFKKLKNELIFSNK; encoded by the coding sequence ATTGTGGTGCTGAAGTTACAGATTCTGCTTTTTGTTTCCAATGTGGTGAAAAAGTATCTTCACCTCAGACCGATAAAAATATGTGCCCAAAATGTGGCATTGCTAATGATAAAAACACTAATTTTTGTAGAAACTGTGGACACAAAATAGAAAATGGAGCATCAATATCTGAAAAACAAAGAGAATGGAATGCTAGAAGAGATGAAATAATTGAAAGATATGATAAACTTGCAGAAGAATTTGGAATTAAAAATGAAGATTACTTTTTAACAAGTGTTAAAAGATATAATTTCTTAGAACCAGGTACTACTAAACATAAAAAAATTAATGCTGTTTTAGGATATAATCCTGGATTATATTTAGGAAATGAAACCATCATTGATGGATTTTTCTTAATAAAAGAAGATAAATTTGTTTTTATGGAAATTGATAATAGGGATTTTAAAAAAGTTAATGCAGGAATAAATAATTTTTATTTTGATAAAATTGTCTCAATGAGAGTAACTAAAAGTCTTGGTGATGAAAGTAAGTACGAAGATATTACTAAAAGAGCTTGGACTTCTCCACATGATATTAAAAGATCTATTCAAAATGATATTCAAAGTTTAAAAGCAATACGATTTAAAGACTTAATTATAAACAATGACAGTGCAGATATGTTTGATAGATTATTAATTAAATTAGTCGATAATACTTCTTATGAAATTAGACTTCCTAGTTATGATTTTGGTCAAAAATTAGTTGATTTATTTGAAAGTTTAAAAGGCCAACCACAAAAAGTCATTATTGAAAATCAAAATTCTCAACCAAATAAAGCTCAACTTTTAAGTGAATATCAAGAATTATTAAATAGTGGTGCAATTACTCAGGAAGAGTTTAAAAAGCTTAAAAATGAACTAATATTTTCAAATAAGTAA